One window of Mycolicibacterium rufum genomic DNA carries:
- a CDS encoding sensor domain-containing protein, protein MIAPDALAPLLLPVPEAGKLLNSPELAEVGTETAMMGGSVAPPQCMSAFGPAYRAAFEGTGYTGVVIQLLQQGRAQQVAQAVTAFPDPAAAKSVFDKLVADWNSCQSQRLTYSPGGGDKDTVVDVTTIRTIGDVVTVMLIPTTPPVPGQQCERDMTVRGNVIVDVRACSPTVGSAGYAIASAIADKIR, encoded by the coding sequence CGCCCCCGACGCGCTCGCGCCGCTGCTGCTGCCCGTTCCTGAGGCCGGAAAGCTGCTCAACAGCCCTGAACTGGCCGAGGTGGGGACCGAGACGGCGATGATGGGCGGCTCGGTCGCTCCGCCGCAATGCATGAGCGCCTTCGGGCCGGCCTACCGCGCCGCGTTCGAGGGAACCGGCTATACCGGGGTCGTGATCCAACTTCTGCAGCAGGGCCGCGCCCAGCAGGTCGCCCAAGCGGTCACCGCCTTCCCGGATCCTGCCGCGGCGAAGTCGGTGTTCGACAAGCTGGTCGCTGACTGGAATTCCTGCCAGTCGCAACGCCTCACCTATTCCCCCGGCGGCGGCGATAAGGACACCGTGGTCGATGTGACCACAATCCGCACGATCGGCGACGTCGTTACGGTGATGCTGATCCCGACCACTCCCCCGGTGCCGGGCCAACAGTGCGAGCGCGATATGACGGTGCGCGGCAACGTCATTGTGGATGTGCGGGCCTGCTCACCGACTGTGGGTAGCGCCGGATATGCCATTGCCAGCGCTATCGCCGACAAGATCCGCTGA
- a CDS encoding DUF4878 domain-containing protein, protein MIVAAAAAVVVALVVAVALFSGSGSEGGTAGGGDTPATAADTVTAYLQALSDGDADKALSFGKAEPSSKDFLTDDILRKQIAKQPITNIRVLDKGDEKSPLRMGTVKVAADFGGKTSEADVRLTKVDDAWKLDNAFVRIALRNVSGDEGAESTLTLFGEPLKDKESVNVFPGFQQLGSTNDYLEVSQLADAAPLQALSFGGTSFLQPKFDLNDKGQQAVQSAVSDAFTACERSHALNPPGCPYKMDRPDAVEGTANWGPADISQVKMGLFLEYAMTTTVDGPVVMPVTVQTVDGGTASGKVDKVFFGTVDLTKKPPALTTK, encoded by the coding sequence GTGATCGTGGCCGCAGCCGCCGCTGTGGTCGTCGCGCTCGTCGTCGCTGTCGCTCTGTTCAGCGGGTCGGGCTCTGAGGGGGGCACCGCCGGCGGTGGTGACACCCCGGCGACTGCGGCCGACACCGTGACGGCCTATCTACAGGCCCTCAGCGACGGTGATGCTGATAAGGCCCTGTCCTTCGGCAAAGCCGAACCCTCGAGCAAGGATTTCCTCACCGACGACATCCTGCGCAAGCAGATAGCGAAGCAGCCCATCACCAACATCCGTGTCCTGGACAAGGGCGACGAGAAGTCGCCGCTGCGGATGGGGACGGTCAAGGTTGCCGCCGACTTCGGCGGGAAAACCTCCGAGGCCGATGTGCGGCTCACCAAAGTCGACGACGCCTGGAAACTGGACAACGCGTTCGTTCGCATTGCTTTGCGGAACGTCTCGGGCGATGAGGGGGCCGAATCGACGTTGACCCTGTTCGGGGAACCTCTCAAAGACAAAGAATCGGTCAACGTGTTCCCTGGCTTCCAGCAGCTGGGCAGCACCAACGATTACCTTGAGGTGAGCCAGCTCGCCGACGCCGCCCCCTTGCAAGCGCTCAGCTTCGGCGGAACGTCGTTCCTGCAGCCGAAATTCGACCTCAACGACAAAGGTCAGCAAGCCGTGCAGAGCGCGGTCAGCGACGCATTCACCGCCTGCGAACGCTCCCACGCGCTCAACCCGCCCGGCTGCCCCTACAAGATGGACCGCCCCGACGCCGTGGAGGGGACCGCCAACTGGGGGCCCGCCGACATCAGCCAGGTCAAGATGGGCTTGTTCTTGGAGTATGCGATGACCACCACGGTCGACGGACCGGTCGTCATGCCGGTGACCGTCCAAACGGTCGACGGCGGCACCGCCTCCGGCAAGGTGGACAAGGTGTTCTTCGGCACCGTGGATTTGACCAAGAAGCCGCCGGCACTGACCACCAAGTGA
- a CDS encoding DUF7373 family lipoprotein, protein MWDRTTRPTVALIAGVCAVLIAGCATTTTAGTAIPAKQAPDGGAIVALMDTGDYATAASRPFGTAGDDPYSGALLEADRIADYTVGPWEIDAEINTLPAPVNLSLVGPVASTDDMTRNRIFDPPVAAAAGANGFVSGFATVRTTPSTAKQQRSLQNVVLRFPDPAAATAAATQMAAAFTPWPGSSPPQPVTLTELPETVAITFTMPDQGQRMVSFTPHGAYVFYTVVQVSDYLLGADTENLSRGTIDLQKTRIDQFTATDLPALKDLPLDPTGQLLAKTLVAPDNRAPFLLGIWKPRGWLHFAVDPIKTISLFSTAGVDQVSQRLTTVYQAANPDGAVRVADGLTEQIGSFANVHGIEGVRGLPAAKCYQRTVGLLPATAPITWQRVQWAFSCVATVDRYAYTAFSTTAEDARQQMGAQYRILAGQ, encoded by the coding sequence ATGTGGGACAGGACAACCCGCCCTACTGTCGCGCTGATCGCCGGTGTCTGCGCCGTCCTGATCGCTGGGTGCGCCACCACCACCACCGCGGGTACCGCCATCCCCGCCAAGCAAGCCCCCGACGGTGGCGCGATCGTGGCGCTGATGGACACCGGTGACTACGCCACCGCGGCCAGCCGTCCGTTCGGCACCGCCGGTGACGACCCGTACTCTGGCGCCCTGCTCGAGGCGGATCGCATCGCCGACTACACCGTGGGACCGTGGGAGATCGACGCCGAGATCAACACGCTGCCCGCCCCGGTGAATCTGTCGCTGGTCGGTCCGGTCGCCTCGACCGACGACATGACACGCAACCGCATCTTTGATCCGCCGGTCGCCGCTGCCGCCGGCGCCAACGGATTCGTCAGCGGCTTCGCCACCGTACGAACCACCCCGTCAACAGCCAAACAGCAGCGCAGCCTGCAGAACGTGGTCCTGCGTTTCCCTGATCCTGCCGCCGCCACGGCAGCCGCCACCCAGATGGCCGCCGCGTTCACCCCCTGGCCAGGCTCGTCGCCACCACAACCTGTGACGCTGACCGAGCTGCCAGAAACCGTCGCGATCACCTTCACCATGCCCGATCAGGGGCAGCGGATGGTCAGCTTCACTCCCCACGGCGCCTACGTGTTCTACACCGTCGTCCAAGTCAGCGACTACCTCCTCGGAGCAGATACCGAAAACCTGTCGAGAGGAACTATTGATCTGCAGAAGACGCGGATCGACCAGTTCACCGCAACCGACCTGCCCGCGCTGAAAGACCTGCCACTAGACCCGACAGGGCAGCTGCTCGCCAAAACCCTGGTCGCGCCGGACAATCGGGCCCCGTTCCTGCTGGGTATCTGGAAACCGCGGGGCTGGCTGCACTTCGCCGTCGACCCCATCAAGACCATTTCGCTGTTCAGCACTGCCGGCGTGGACCAGGTGTCTCAACGTCTGACCACGGTGTACCAAGCGGCCAACCCCGATGGCGCGGTGCGGGTCGCTGACGGCCTCACCGAGCAGATTGGTAGTTTCGCCAACGTGCACGGTATCGAGGGGGTGCGCGGGCTGCCCGCCGCGAAGTGCTATCAGCGCACCGTGGGACTGTTGCCGGCGACCGCGCCGATCACCTGGCAGCGGGTGCAGTGGGCGTTCAGCTGCGTGGCCACCGTCGACCGCTACGCCTACACCGCGTTCTCCACCACCGCCGAGGACGCCCGCCAACAGATGGGCGCTCAGTACCGAATTCTGGCCGGTCAGTAG
- a CDS encoding serine/threonine-protein kinase, producing the protein MTLQPGAIVGGYTIESVLGSGGMGTVYRARHPTLPRSDALKVLSAELSRDEHFRSRFEREAELAATLDHPNIVTVYNRGDTDGQLWIAMQYVAGSDAEKELAAGRMTPRRAVHIIGEVAGALDYAHRRQLLHRDAKPANFLLAPHDERIFLADFGIARALDDAVNLTQTGMVMASIAYAAPESLAGETVDHRADIYSLGCSLYRLLTGQAPFARPGGMAAVAAAHLMDPPPRPTDAVPSLPTALDAVIARAMAKEPAQRFQSAGELAAAAHRALNDSTDAVAITTTPTPAALGPPDRTPPHWPTQPSPLTRSTGPAPQLSQPWLSSPYTFVDLPAPTPRRRHRRTLIAAVLAAVVVLVAGAVTFWAWPRDTATAYTPQTFIHEHGQTTLTEAPGTVVAAGPGDADAVLSLGVQPAAIVSPAGPAPSYLTDRITGDVRVLDTADPAAIAATRPDLIIDTATMNAPTYQDLSNIATTITRPQNANDWTWQTQIEWIARILGRTDQAKELIDQTATSQAELRTSHPAFDGKSVQAVLVTDNGVQVASATSPSALYLQGLGFRYADQPATTGTDSLLAVTDPAQLNNPPTDVRLVLRRDRAAGGGSYNGLSEPFTQYTGTTIIVDDPATIDALLTPGYAATSYLNTTLVDALTRQIR; encoded by the coding sequence GTGACACTGCAACCAGGGGCCATCGTGGGTGGCTACACCATCGAAAGCGTCCTCGGTTCCGGCGGGATGGGCACCGTGTATCGCGCTCGGCACCCCACCCTGCCCCGCAGTGACGCCCTCAAGGTGCTCTCCGCCGAGCTGTCGCGCGACGAGCACTTCCGGTCGCGGTTCGAGCGGGAAGCCGAACTCGCCGCCACCCTCGATCACCCCAACATCGTCACCGTCTACAACCGCGGAGACACCGACGGTCAGCTATGGATCGCGATGCAGTACGTCGCCGGCAGCGACGCCGAAAAGGAACTCGCCGCGGGCCGGATGACGCCGCGCCGCGCGGTGCACATCATCGGCGAGGTCGCCGGTGCCCTGGACTACGCCCACCGCCGCCAGCTGCTGCACCGTGACGCCAAACCCGCCAACTTCCTCCTTGCACCCCATGACGAGCGAATCTTCCTCGCCGACTTCGGTATTGCCCGCGCCCTCGACGACGCGGTGAACCTCACCCAAACCGGCATGGTGATGGCGAGCATCGCCTACGCCGCACCTGAGAGCCTCGCCGGCGAGACCGTCGACCACCGCGCCGACATCTACTCACTGGGCTGCTCGCTGTATCGCCTGCTGACCGGGCAAGCGCCCTTCGCCCGCCCCGGCGGCATGGCCGCGGTCGCCGCCGCCCACCTCATGGACCCCCCACCGCGGCCCACCGACGCCGTACCCAGCCTGCCCACCGCCCTGGACGCCGTCATTGCCCGCGCCATGGCCAAAGAACCCGCGCAACGATTCCAGAGTGCTGGAGAGCTGGCCGCCGCCGCGCACCGCGCCCTCAACGACAGCACCGACGCCGTTGCGATCACCACCACCCCCACACCAGCAGCGCTCGGACCGCCCGACCGCACACCCCCGCACTGGCCCACCCAGCCCAGCCCGCTCACCCGCTCGACGGGGCCTGCGCCACAGCTCTCGCAGCCGTGGCTCAGCAGCCCGTACACGTTCGTCGACCTACCCGCTCCGACACCACGGCGGCGTCACCGCCGCACCCTCATCGCGGCGGTCCTGGCCGCCGTCGTCGTGCTTGTTGCCGGTGCTGTCACCTTCTGGGCCTGGCCCCGCGACACCGCCACCGCCTACACGCCGCAAACCTTCATCCACGAACACGGACAAACCACGCTCACCGAGGCGCCCGGCACGGTCGTCGCCGCCGGCCCCGGAGACGCCGACGCCGTCTTATCCCTGGGCGTGCAACCCGCCGCGATCGTCTCCCCCGCCGGCCCCGCACCCTCGTATCTGACCGACCGCATCACCGGCGATGTCCGCGTTCTCGACACCGCAGATCCCGCGGCGATTGCCGCCACCCGCCCCGACCTCATCATCGACACCGCGACCATGAATGCGCCCACCTACCAAGACCTGTCGAACATCGCCACCACCATCACCCGACCGCAAAACGCCAACGACTGGACCTGGCAGACCCAAATCGAGTGGATCGCACGCATCCTCGGCCGCACCGACCAAGCCAAAGAACTCATCGATCAGACCGCCACATCCCAAGCCGAGCTGCGCACCAGCCACCCCGCATTCGACGGCAAAAGCGTCCAGGCAGTCCTCGTCACCGACAATGGCGTCCAAGTCGCCTCCGCCACTTCCCCCAGCGCCCTATACCTGCAAGGCCTCGGCTTCCGCTACGCCGACCAACCCGCCACCACCGGAACCGACAGCCTGCTTGCCGTTACAGACCCTGCCCAGCTGAACAACCCACCCACCGACGTCCGTCTCGTACTGCGCCGCGACCGCGCAGCCGGCGGCGGCAGCTACAACGGCCTATCGGAGCCCTTCACCCAATACACCGGCACTACCATCATCGTCGACGATCCCGCCACCATCGACGCACTCCTCACCCCCGGCTACGCTGCCACCAGCTACCTCAACACCACCCTCGTCGACGCCCTCACCCGCCAGATCCGCTAA
- a CDS encoding WXG100 family type VII secretion target, whose product MAQLEIDTAVVTRTAAAVSGAASGGSSQGITVTTPASDPVSAAVTETLQARCAAITGYSNFAQVITEARGSMLASSASTYDEQEQLNAASLGSAGGDSAAPASAAPSVPNLSTPTIPAVTAPQLGASPTNGKDIARLLHGGPGPAGLYSAAQQMRSHASELQDAARQLRRGSTAISADWRSGAGDQASQRIDELSQWYERHGEHATATATALETLADNYARARANTPKPEEFEDTEQRLKRAAQANANPANMGRYAPVVAALQTELGGLHAKATTQYADYARSAGNPSLVGAPLEPPPRPVTGGIHALDAPLSPAPGDIGGEDGGVPDSSHGLVDPHNPFIGDERFGQWRNYTPPPYVGSQPPPPPAEHFDLTDQPLKTGGPSGFYTPGQNWVTPDQQPAFSQAEQYRFRMSGMDGTTYTRVVTVDGQPQLQRWFAYTYDSQKWTQTNLNLPVWARTAPDPIGGVLGGTASDTIGASLPSMGPWQPTSPAQIAVLSAANPGVTYYIPDGCGGQFTFQGGVPIGGTAPAPSPPSMTAPR is encoded by the coding sequence ATGGCGCAGCTGGAGATTGATACCGCCGTTGTGACCCGTACAGCCGCTGCGGTCTCTGGCGCGGCCTCTGGCGGTTCCTCGCAGGGAATCACCGTGACGACGCCGGCCTCGGACCCGGTGTCGGCAGCGGTCACCGAAACGCTGCAGGCACGGTGCGCCGCGATCACCGGGTACAGCAACTTCGCTCAGGTCATCACCGAAGCTCGCGGGTCAATGTTGGCCAGCAGCGCGAGCACCTATGACGAGCAGGAGCAGCTCAACGCGGCCAGCCTGGGCTCGGCCGGCGGTGACTCCGCTGCCCCGGCCAGCGCCGCGCCGTCGGTACCGAACCTGTCGACACCGACGATTCCGGCGGTCACCGCACCGCAGCTCGGCGCTTCCCCGACCAACGGCAAGGACATTGCCAGGCTGCTCCACGGCGGCCCGGGCCCTGCCGGGCTCTACAGTGCCGCCCAGCAGATGCGCAGCCACGCCAGCGAGTTGCAGGACGCCGCCCGACAGCTTCGAAGAGGTAGCACCGCCATCTCGGCCGATTGGCGATCAGGTGCCGGTGATCAAGCGTCGCAACGAATTGACGAACTCAGCCAGTGGTATGAGCGACACGGCGAACACGCCACCGCCACAGCTACCGCTCTGGAAACCCTTGCTGACAACTACGCGCGGGCCCGGGCGAACACACCCAAGCCCGAGGAGTTCGAGGACACCGAGCAGCGGCTGAAACGGGCCGCGCAGGCGAATGCGAACCCGGCCAATATGGGGCGCTACGCCCCCGTGGTGGCGGCGCTGCAGACCGAACTCGGTGGCCTGCACGCCAAAGCCACCACGCAATACGCCGACTACGCGCGCAGCGCCGGCAACCCCTCACTCGTCGGTGCGCCGTTGGAGCCCCCACCCCGCCCGGTCACAGGCGGCATCCATGCCCTCGATGCGCCGCTGTCGCCGGCCCCCGGTGATATCGGTGGAGAAGATGGCGGGGTGCCGGACTCCAGTCACGGACTGGTCGATCCTCATAACCCATTCATCGGCGATGAACGTTTTGGCCAGTGGCGGAACTACACGCCACCCCCTTATGTTGGATCGCAACCGCCGCCTCCCCCTGCTGAACACTTCGATCTGACAGATCAGCCGCTGAAGACCGGCGGTCCTTCCGGCTTCTACACGCCGGGCCAAAATTGGGTTACTCCAGATCAGCAACCCGCGTTTTCCCAGGCAGAGCAGTACCGGTTCCGCATGTCAGGGATGGACGGGACCACCTACACACGCGTCGTCACAGTGGATGGACAGCCGCAGCTCCAACGGTGGTTCGCATACACCTACGACTCGCAGAAGTGGACTCAGACGAATCTGAATTTGCCCGTGTGGGCGCGTACAGCGCCTGACCCGATTGGCGGCGTGTTGGGGGGCACAGCGTCGGACACGATCGGTGCGAGCTTGCCATCAATGGGTCCCTGGCAGCCCACCAGTCCTGCGCAGATCGCTGTACTGTCGGCAGCCAATCCCGGTGTCACCTATTACATCCCGGACGGATGCGGCGGCCAGTTCACTTTCCAGGGCGGAGTACCGATCGGCGGTACTGCTCCTGCGCCCAGCCCCCCATCGATGACGGCGCCGCGATGA